A genome region from Musa acuminata AAA Group cultivar baxijiao chromosome BXJ3-5, Cavendish_Baxijiao_AAA, whole genome shotgun sequence includes the following:
- the LOC103983779 gene encoding general negative regulator of transcription subunit 3 isoform X7 — MGASRKLQGEIDRVLKKVQEGVDVFDSIWNKVYDTENANQKEKFEADLKKEIKKLQRYRDQIKTWIQSSDIKDKKVSASYEQALMDARKLIEREMERFKVCEKETKTKAFSKEGLGQQPKTDPKEKAKSETRDWLNNVVGDLESQIDNFEAEVEGLSVKKGKTRPPRLTHLETSIARHKAHILKLELILRLLDNDELSPEQVNDVKDFLEDYVERNQDDFDEFGDVDELYSSLPLEKVEALEDLVSLGPSSLAKGVASVSTASALLGLKNAVASSAAQLSDQGDDAASPESNADVAPKTPPSKSGAMVTVVSTAPPGISSGISVGTSSSATANVPVRPSVAGPTVAAILSVPPNVRGVIENSSAAVSSPPNSSSSLKEDDNMTFPVRRSSPAIPEIGIAKGISRGISNQPSISTSMTFSSAGGITGNVSLGSVPPLSDLSKRNVLNVDERIGSSGLAQPLLSFPLDNRILLQSLPRTNDGAGSNDSSNVGEGSTAGGRVFSPSVVSGIQWRPQSATSFQNASENGQFRGRPEIAPDQREKFLQRLQQVQQQGHSNLLSGPHLSGASHKQFTTQQQNSLLQQFSPQSTSVSPHVGLGLGVQGAGLVSVSSAAQQQPTPVLQPSSQHPLVSTVTKDGDSVHDNPEDQQQHNISEDLIADPASSPSVNKMMSDDDLKTSYVGTSTVAVSEVNQLSRDTDLPPGQPLQPGQSSASLGVIGRRSGSELGAIGDNISGVAGNSGGMHDQIYNLQMLEAAYYKLPQPRDSERAKNYVPRHPAVTPSSYPQTQAPIVDNPAFWERLGLDPLGTDALFFAFYYQQNTYQQYLAARELKRQSWRFHKKFNTWFQRHEEPKVTNDNFERGNYVYFDFHIANDGSQHGWCQRIKTDFTFEYDFLEDELVV, encoded by the exons ATGGGCGCCAGTCGGAAGCTGCAGGGTGAGATTGATCGAGTGCTGAAGAAGGTCCAGGAAGGCGTCGACGTCTTCGATAGCATATGGAACAAG GTTTACGACACGGAGAACGCGAACCAGAAGGAGAAATTCGAGGCGGATCTCAAGAAGGAGATTAAGAAGTTGCAGCGGTATCgcgatcaaatcaagacatggatACAGTCTAGCGACATCAAGGATAAGAAG GTTAGTGCCTCTTATGAGCAGGCTCTTATGGATGCTCGCAAGCTCATTGAACGTGAAATGGAAAGATTTAAGGTTTGTGAGAAGGAGACAAAAACAAAAGCCTTCTCCAAGGAAGGATTAGGTCAGCAACCTAAGACA GATCCAAAAGAGAAGGCCAAATCGGAAACAAGGGACTGGTTGAACAATGTG GTTGGGGATTTGGAGAGTCAGATTGACAATTTTGAAGCTGAGGTTGAAGGGCTTTCTGTAAAGAAAGGGAAAACAAGACCACCTCGGCTG ACGCATTTGGAAACATCTATTGCGAGGCACAAAGCTCACATTTTGAAATTGGAGTTGATTTTAAGATTATTGGATAATGATGAATTGAGTCCTGAACAGGTTAATGATGTTAAAGATTTTCTAGAAGATTATGTTGAACGGAATCAG gacgattttgatgaatttggtgATGTTGATGAGCTTTACAGCTCTCTGCCACTAGAAAAGGTGGAAGCCCTAGAAGATCTTGTTTCACTTGGTCCTTCCAGTCTTGCTAAG GGCGTTGCTTCTGTTTCAACTGCTAGTGCACTTTTAGGCTTGAAGAATGCTGTAGCCAGTTCGGCTGCTCAGTTATCT GACCAAGGTGATGATGCAGCTTCTCCGGAAAGTAACGCTGATGTTGCACCAAAAACCCCACCTTCAAAAAGTGGAGCTATGGTGACTGTGGTATCAACAGCTCCTCCTGGTATAAGTTCTGGGATATCAGTGGGGACCAGTTCATCTGCAACTGCTAATGTTCCTGTGCGTCCATCAGTTGCTGGACCAACAGTTGCAGCTATACTTTCTGTGCCACCAAATGTTCGAGGCGTTATAGAGAACTCATCTGCTGCTGTTTCTTCTCCTCCTAATTCATCCAGCTCACTTAAGGAGGATGATAATATGACCTTCCCTGTGCGTAGATCTTCACCAGCCATCCCTGAAATTGGAATAGCGAAAGGCATTAGCCGAGGGATCTCTAATCAACCATCAATTAGTACTTCGATGACTTTCAGTTCAGCTGGTGGAATCACTGGAAATGTTTCTCTTGGTTCTGTTCCTCCATTATCTGATTTGTCTAAGCGAAATGTGTTAAATGTTGATGAGAGAATTGGGAGTAGTGGGCTTGCACAGCCTCTGTTGTCGTTTCCTCTGGATAACAGAATTCTCTTGCAGTCGTTGCCAAGGACCAATGATGGAGCTGGTTCAAATGATTCTAGTAATGTTGGAGAGGGTTCTACTGCTGGAGGAAGAGTCTTTTCACCTTCAGTTGTCTCTGGGATTCAATGGAGACCTCAAAGTGCAACTTCTTTTCAGAATGCAAGTGAGAAT GGCCAATTTCGTGGGCGTCCTGAGATAGCTCCTGACCAGAGGGAGAAATTTCTGCAACGGCTCCAACAAGTGCAGCAACAAGGGCATAGTAATCTTCTTAGCGGGCCACATCTCTCTGGTGCTAGTCACAAGCAGTTTACCACACAACAGCAGAATTCACTTTTACAACAG TTTAGTCCTCAAAGCACTTCTGTTTCACCCCATGTTGGCCTAGGGCTTGGAGTTCAGGGAGCAGGGCTTGTGTCTGTTAGTTCGGCTGCACAACAGCAACCAACTCCTGTTCTTCAACCGTCCTCCCAACATCCCTTGGTTTCAACTGTAACAAAAGATGGAG ATTCTGTACATGACAATCCGGAAGACCAGCAGCAACATAATATATCTGAAGATCTGATTGCAGATCCTGCCTCAAGTCCTAGTGTCAACAAGATGATGagtgatgatgatttgaagacaTCATATGTG GGAACAAGCACTGTGGCAGTGTCAGAAGTGAATCAATTATCTAGGGATACTGATCTTCCACCTGGTCAGCCATTGCAACCCGGTCAATCTTCTGCTAGCCTTGGTGTGATTGGTAGAAGAAGTGGGTCAGAACTTGGTGCCATTGGTGACAACATTAGTGGTGTAGCTGGGAATTCTGGTGGAATGCACGATCAGATCTACAATCTACAGATGCTTGAAGCTGCATACTACAAACTTCCACAGCCCAGGGACTCAGAACGTGCAAAGAACTATGTTCCG AGGCATCCTGCAGTGACTCCATCTAGTTATCCTCAAACTCAGGCACCCATAGTTGATAATCCTGCCTTTTGGGAACGACTTGGTCTGGATCCATTGGGCACTGATGCCTTGTTTTTTGCGTTTTACTACCAACAG AACACTTATCAGCAGTACTTAGCTGCCAGAGAATTGAAAAGGCAGTCATGGAGATTTCACAAGAAATTTAATACATGGTTTCAACGGCATGAGGAGCCAAAAGTCACTAATGATAACTTTGAGAGAGGAAATTATGTATACTTTGATTTTCATATTGCAAACGATGGTTCTCAGCATGGATG GTGCCAGAGGATTAAAACCGATTTCACCTTTGAATATGATTTCCTCGAGGATGAACTTGTGGTATAA
- the LOC103983779 gene encoding general negative regulator of transcription subunit 3 isoform X9, which produces MGASRKLQGEIDRVLKKVQEGVDVFDSIWNKVYDTENANQKEKFEADLKKEIKKLQRYRDQIKTWIQSSDIKDKKALMDARKLIEREMERFKVCEKETKTKAFSKEGLGQQPKTDPKEKAKSETRDWLNNVVGDLESQIDNFEAEVEGLSVKKGKTRPPRLTHLETSIARHKAHILKLELILRLLDNDELSPEQVNDVKDFLEDYVERNQDDFDEFGDVDELYSSLPLEKVEALEDLVSLGPSSLAKGVASVSTASALLGLKNAVASSAAQLSDQGDDAASPESNADVAPKTPPSKSGAMVTVVSTAPPGISSGISVGTSSSATANVPVRPSVAGPTVAAILSVPPNVRGVIENSSAAVSSPPNSSSSLKEDDNMTFPVRRSSPAIPEIGIAKGISRGISNQPSISTSMTFSSAGGITGNVSLGSVPPLSDLSKRNVLNVDERIGSSGLAQPLLSFPLDNRILLQSLPRTNDGAGSNDSSNVGEGSTAGGRVFSPSVVSGIQWRPQSATSFQNASENGQFRGRPEIAPDQREKFLQRLQQVQQQGHSNLLSGPHLSGASHKQFTTQQQNSLLQQFSPQSTSVSPHVGLGLGVQGAGLVSVSSAAQQQPTPVLQPSSQHPLVSTVTKDGDSVHDNPEDQQQHNISEDLIADPASSPSVNKMMSDDDLKTSYVGTSTVAVSEVNQLSRDTDLPPGQPLQPGQSSASLGVIGRRSGSELGAIGDNISGVAGNSGGMHDQIYNLQMLEAAYYKLPQPRDSERAKNYVPRHPAVTPSSYPQTQAPIVDNPAFWERLGLDPLGTDALFFAFYYQQNTYQQYLAARELKRQSWRFHKKFNTWFQRHEEPKVTNDNFERGNYVYFDFHIANDGSQHGWCQRIKTDFTFEYDFLEDELVV; this is translated from the exons ATGGGCGCCAGTCGGAAGCTGCAGGGTGAGATTGATCGAGTGCTGAAGAAGGTCCAGGAAGGCGTCGACGTCTTCGATAGCATATGGAACAAG GTTTACGACACGGAGAACGCGAACCAGAAGGAGAAATTCGAGGCGGATCTCAAGAAGGAGATTAAGAAGTTGCAGCGGTATCgcgatcaaatcaagacatggatACAGTCTAGCGACATCAAGGATAAGAAG GCTCTTATGGATGCTCGCAAGCTCATTGAACGTGAAATGGAAAGATTTAAGGTTTGTGAGAAGGAGACAAAAACAAAAGCCTTCTCCAAGGAAGGATTAGGTCAGCAACCTAAGACA GATCCAAAAGAGAAGGCCAAATCGGAAACAAGGGACTGGTTGAACAATGTG GTTGGGGATTTGGAGAGTCAGATTGACAATTTTGAAGCTGAGGTTGAAGGGCTTTCTGTAAAGAAAGGGAAAACAAGACCACCTCGGCTG ACGCATTTGGAAACATCTATTGCGAGGCACAAAGCTCACATTTTGAAATTGGAGTTGATTTTAAGATTATTGGATAATGATGAATTGAGTCCTGAACAGGTTAATGATGTTAAAGATTTTCTAGAAGATTATGTTGAACGGAATCAG gacgattttgatgaatttggtgATGTTGATGAGCTTTACAGCTCTCTGCCACTAGAAAAGGTGGAAGCCCTAGAAGATCTTGTTTCACTTGGTCCTTCCAGTCTTGCTAAG GGCGTTGCTTCTGTTTCAACTGCTAGTGCACTTTTAGGCTTGAAGAATGCTGTAGCCAGTTCGGCTGCTCAGTTATCT GACCAAGGTGATGATGCAGCTTCTCCGGAAAGTAACGCTGATGTTGCACCAAAAACCCCACCTTCAAAAAGTGGAGCTATGGTGACTGTGGTATCAACAGCTCCTCCTGGTATAAGTTCTGGGATATCAGTGGGGACCAGTTCATCTGCAACTGCTAATGTTCCTGTGCGTCCATCAGTTGCTGGACCAACAGTTGCAGCTATACTTTCTGTGCCACCAAATGTTCGAGGCGTTATAGAGAACTCATCTGCTGCTGTTTCTTCTCCTCCTAATTCATCCAGCTCACTTAAGGAGGATGATAATATGACCTTCCCTGTGCGTAGATCTTCACCAGCCATCCCTGAAATTGGAATAGCGAAAGGCATTAGCCGAGGGATCTCTAATCAACCATCAATTAGTACTTCGATGACTTTCAGTTCAGCTGGTGGAATCACTGGAAATGTTTCTCTTGGTTCTGTTCCTCCATTATCTGATTTGTCTAAGCGAAATGTGTTAAATGTTGATGAGAGAATTGGGAGTAGTGGGCTTGCACAGCCTCTGTTGTCGTTTCCTCTGGATAACAGAATTCTCTTGCAGTCGTTGCCAAGGACCAATGATGGAGCTGGTTCAAATGATTCTAGTAATGTTGGAGAGGGTTCTACTGCTGGAGGAAGAGTCTTTTCACCTTCAGTTGTCTCTGGGATTCAATGGAGACCTCAAAGTGCAACTTCTTTTCAGAATGCAAGTGAGAAT GGCCAATTTCGTGGGCGTCCTGAGATAGCTCCTGACCAGAGGGAGAAATTTCTGCAACGGCTCCAACAAGTGCAGCAACAAGGGCATAGTAATCTTCTTAGCGGGCCACATCTCTCTGGTGCTAGTCACAAGCAGTTTACCACACAACAGCAGAATTCACTTTTACAACAG TTTAGTCCTCAAAGCACTTCTGTTTCACCCCATGTTGGCCTAGGGCTTGGAGTTCAGGGAGCAGGGCTTGTGTCTGTTAGTTCGGCTGCACAACAGCAACCAACTCCTGTTCTTCAACCGTCCTCCCAACATCCCTTGGTTTCAACTGTAACAAAAGATGGAG ATTCTGTACATGACAATCCGGAAGACCAGCAGCAACATAATATATCTGAAGATCTGATTGCAGATCCTGCCTCAAGTCCTAGTGTCAACAAGATGATGagtgatgatgatttgaagacaTCATATGTG GGAACAAGCACTGTGGCAGTGTCAGAAGTGAATCAATTATCTAGGGATACTGATCTTCCACCTGGTCAGCCATTGCAACCCGGTCAATCTTCTGCTAGCCTTGGTGTGATTGGTAGAAGAAGTGGGTCAGAACTTGGTGCCATTGGTGACAACATTAGTGGTGTAGCTGGGAATTCTGGTGGAATGCACGATCAGATCTACAATCTACAGATGCTTGAAGCTGCATACTACAAACTTCCACAGCCCAGGGACTCAGAACGTGCAAAGAACTATGTTCCG AGGCATCCTGCAGTGACTCCATCTAGTTATCCTCAAACTCAGGCACCCATAGTTGATAATCCTGCCTTTTGGGAACGACTTGGTCTGGATCCATTGGGCACTGATGCCTTGTTTTTTGCGTTTTACTACCAACAG AACACTTATCAGCAGTACTTAGCTGCCAGAGAATTGAAAAGGCAGTCATGGAGATTTCACAAGAAATTTAATACATGGTTTCAACGGCATGAGGAGCCAAAAGTCACTAATGATAACTTTGAGAGAGGAAATTATGTATACTTTGATTTTCATATTGCAAACGATGGTTCTCAGCATGGATG GTGCCAGAGGATTAAAACCGATTTCACCTTTGAATATGATTTCCTCGAGGATGAACTTGTGGTATAA
- the LOC103983779 gene encoding general negative regulator of transcription subunit 3 isoform X10 — protein sequence MGASRKLQGEIDRVLKKVQEGVDVFDSIWNKVYDTENANQKEKFEADLKKEIKKLQRYRDQIKTWIQSSDIKDKKVSASYEQALMDARKLIEREMERFKVCEKETKTKAFSKEGLGQQPKTDPKEKAKSETRDWLNNVVGDLESQIDNFEAEVEGLSVKKGKTRPPRLTHLETSIARHKAHILKLELILRLLDNDELSPEQVNDVKDFLEDYVERNQDDFDEFGDVDELYSSLPLEKVEALEDLVSLGPSSLAKDQGDDAASPESNADVAPKTPPSKSGAMVTVVSTAPPGISSGISVGTSSSATANVPVRPSVAGPTVAAILSVPPNVRGVIENSSAAVSSPPNSSSSLKEDDNMTFPVRRSSPAIPEIGIAKGISRGISNQPSISTSMTFSSAGGITGNVSLGSVPPLSDLSKRNVLNVDERIGSSGLAQPLLSFPLDNRILLQSLPRTNDGAGSNDSSNVGEGSTAGGRVFSPSVVSGIQWRPQSATSFQNASENGQFRGRPEIAPDQREKFLQRLQQVQQQGHSNLLSGPHLSGASHKQFTTQQQNSLLQQFSPQSTSVSPHVGLGLGVQGAGLVSVSSAAQQQPTPVLQPSSQHPLVSTVTKDGDSVHDNPEDQQQHNISEDLIADPASSPSVNKMMSDDDLKTSYVGTSTVAVSEVNQLSRDTDLPPGQPLQPGQSSASLGVIGRRSGSELGAIGDNISGVAGNSGGMHDQIYNLQMLEAAYYKLPQPRDSERAKNYVPRHPAVTPSSYPQTQAPIVDNPAFWERLGLDPLGTDALFFAFYYQQNTYQQYLAARELKRQSWRFHKKFNTWFQRHEEPKVTNDNFERGNYVYFDFHIANDGSQHGWCQRIKTDFTFEYDFLEDELVV from the exons ATGGGCGCCAGTCGGAAGCTGCAGGGTGAGATTGATCGAGTGCTGAAGAAGGTCCAGGAAGGCGTCGACGTCTTCGATAGCATATGGAACAAG GTTTACGACACGGAGAACGCGAACCAGAAGGAGAAATTCGAGGCGGATCTCAAGAAGGAGATTAAGAAGTTGCAGCGGTATCgcgatcaaatcaagacatggatACAGTCTAGCGACATCAAGGATAAGAAG GTTAGTGCCTCTTATGAGCAGGCTCTTATGGATGCTCGCAAGCTCATTGAACGTGAAATGGAAAGATTTAAGGTTTGTGAGAAGGAGACAAAAACAAAAGCCTTCTCCAAGGAAGGATTAGGTCAGCAACCTAAGACA GATCCAAAAGAGAAGGCCAAATCGGAAACAAGGGACTGGTTGAACAATGTG GTTGGGGATTTGGAGAGTCAGATTGACAATTTTGAAGCTGAGGTTGAAGGGCTTTCTGTAAAGAAAGGGAAAACAAGACCACCTCGGCTG ACGCATTTGGAAACATCTATTGCGAGGCACAAAGCTCACATTTTGAAATTGGAGTTGATTTTAAGATTATTGGATAATGATGAATTGAGTCCTGAACAGGTTAATGATGTTAAAGATTTTCTAGAAGATTATGTTGAACGGAATCAG gacgattttgatgaatttggtgATGTTGATGAGCTTTACAGCTCTCTGCCACTAGAAAAGGTGGAAGCCCTAGAAGATCTTGTTTCACTTGGTCCTTCCAGTCTTGCTAAG GACCAAGGTGATGATGCAGCTTCTCCGGAAAGTAACGCTGATGTTGCACCAAAAACCCCACCTTCAAAAAGTGGAGCTATGGTGACTGTGGTATCAACAGCTCCTCCTGGTATAAGTTCTGGGATATCAGTGGGGACCAGTTCATCTGCAACTGCTAATGTTCCTGTGCGTCCATCAGTTGCTGGACCAACAGTTGCAGCTATACTTTCTGTGCCACCAAATGTTCGAGGCGTTATAGAGAACTCATCTGCTGCTGTTTCTTCTCCTCCTAATTCATCCAGCTCACTTAAGGAGGATGATAATATGACCTTCCCTGTGCGTAGATCTTCACCAGCCATCCCTGAAATTGGAATAGCGAAAGGCATTAGCCGAGGGATCTCTAATCAACCATCAATTAGTACTTCGATGACTTTCAGTTCAGCTGGTGGAATCACTGGAAATGTTTCTCTTGGTTCTGTTCCTCCATTATCTGATTTGTCTAAGCGAAATGTGTTAAATGTTGATGAGAGAATTGGGAGTAGTGGGCTTGCACAGCCTCTGTTGTCGTTTCCTCTGGATAACAGAATTCTCTTGCAGTCGTTGCCAAGGACCAATGATGGAGCTGGTTCAAATGATTCTAGTAATGTTGGAGAGGGTTCTACTGCTGGAGGAAGAGTCTTTTCACCTTCAGTTGTCTCTGGGATTCAATGGAGACCTCAAAGTGCAACTTCTTTTCAGAATGCAAGTGAGAAT GGCCAATTTCGTGGGCGTCCTGAGATAGCTCCTGACCAGAGGGAGAAATTTCTGCAACGGCTCCAACAAGTGCAGCAACAAGGGCATAGTAATCTTCTTAGCGGGCCACATCTCTCTGGTGCTAGTCACAAGCAGTTTACCACACAACAGCAGAATTCACTTTTACAACAG TTTAGTCCTCAAAGCACTTCTGTTTCACCCCATGTTGGCCTAGGGCTTGGAGTTCAGGGAGCAGGGCTTGTGTCTGTTAGTTCGGCTGCACAACAGCAACCAACTCCTGTTCTTCAACCGTCCTCCCAACATCCCTTGGTTTCAACTGTAACAAAAGATGGAG ATTCTGTACATGACAATCCGGAAGACCAGCAGCAACATAATATATCTGAAGATCTGATTGCAGATCCTGCCTCAAGTCCTAGTGTCAACAAGATGATGagtgatgatgatttgaagacaTCATATGTG GGAACAAGCACTGTGGCAGTGTCAGAAGTGAATCAATTATCTAGGGATACTGATCTTCCACCTGGTCAGCCATTGCAACCCGGTCAATCTTCTGCTAGCCTTGGTGTGATTGGTAGAAGAAGTGGGTCAGAACTTGGTGCCATTGGTGACAACATTAGTGGTGTAGCTGGGAATTCTGGTGGAATGCACGATCAGATCTACAATCTACAGATGCTTGAAGCTGCATACTACAAACTTCCACAGCCCAGGGACTCAGAACGTGCAAAGAACTATGTTCCG AGGCATCCTGCAGTGACTCCATCTAGTTATCCTCAAACTCAGGCACCCATAGTTGATAATCCTGCCTTTTGGGAACGACTTGGTCTGGATCCATTGGGCACTGATGCCTTGTTTTTTGCGTTTTACTACCAACAG AACACTTATCAGCAGTACTTAGCTGCCAGAGAATTGAAAAGGCAGTCATGGAGATTTCACAAGAAATTTAATACATGGTTTCAACGGCATGAGGAGCCAAAAGTCACTAATGATAACTTTGAGAGAGGAAATTATGTATACTTTGATTTTCATATTGCAAACGATGGTTCTCAGCATGGATG GTGCCAGAGGATTAAAACCGATTTCACCTTTGAATATGATTTCCTCGAGGATGAACTTGTGGTATAA
- the LOC103983779 gene encoding general negative regulator of transcription subunit 3 isoform X2: MGASRKLQGEIDRVLKKVQEGVDVFDSIWNKVYDTENANQKEKFEADLKKEIKKLQRYRDQIKTWIQSSDIKDKKVSASYEQALMDARKLIEREMERFKVCEKETKTKAFSKEGLGQQPKTDPKEKAKSETRDWLNNVVGDLESQIDNFEAEVEGLSVKKGKTRPPRLTHLETSIARHKAHILKLELILRLLDNDELSPEQVNDVKDFLEDYVERNQDDFDEFGDVDELYSSLPLEKVEALEDLVSLGPSSLAKGVASVSTASALLGLKNAVASSAAQLSLTQIISQDQGDDAASPESNADVAPKTPPSKSGAMVTVVSTAPPGISSGISVGTSSSATANVPVRPSVAGPTVAAILSVPPNVRGVIENSSAAVSSPPNSSSSLKEDDNMTFPVRRSSPAIPEIGIAKGISRGISNQPSISTSMTFSSAGGITGNVSLGSVPPLSDLSKRNVLNVDERIGSSGLAQPLLSFPLDNRILLQSLPRTNDGAGSNDSSNVGEGSTAGGRVFSPSVVSGIQWRPQSATSFQNASENGQFRGRPEIAPDQREKFLQRLQQVQQQGHSNLLSGPHLSGASHKQFTTQQQNSLLQQFSPQSTSVSPHVGLGLGVQGAGLVSVSSAAQQQPTPVLQPSSQHPLVSTVTKDGDSVHDNPEDQQQHNISEDLIADPASSPSVNKMMSDDDLKTSYVGTSTVAVSEVNQLSRDTDLPPGQPLQPGQSSASLGVIGRRSGSELGAIGDNISGVAGNSGGMHDQIYNLQMLEAAYYKLPQPRDSERAKNYVPRHPAVTPSSYPQTQAPIVDNPAFWERLGLDPLGTDALFFAFYYQQNTYQQYLAARELKRQSWRFHKKFNTWFQRHEEPKVTNDNFERGNYVYFDFHIANDGSQHGWCQRIKTDFTFEYDFLEDELVV; encoded by the exons ATGGGCGCCAGTCGGAAGCTGCAGGGTGAGATTGATCGAGTGCTGAAGAAGGTCCAGGAAGGCGTCGACGTCTTCGATAGCATATGGAACAAG GTTTACGACACGGAGAACGCGAACCAGAAGGAGAAATTCGAGGCGGATCTCAAGAAGGAGATTAAGAAGTTGCAGCGGTATCgcgatcaaatcaagacatggatACAGTCTAGCGACATCAAGGATAAGAAG GTTAGTGCCTCTTATGAGCAGGCTCTTATGGATGCTCGCAAGCTCATTGAACGTGAAATGGAAAGATTTAAGGTTTGTGAGAAGGAGACAAAAACAAAAGCCTTCTCCAAGGAAGGATTAGGTCAGCAACCTAAGACA GATCCAAAAGAGAAGGCCAAATCGGAAACAAGGGACTGGTTGAACAATGTG GTTGGGGATTTGGAGAGTCAGATTGACAATTTTGAAGCTGAGGTTGAAGGGCTTTCTGTAAAGAAAGGGAAAACAAGACCACCTCGGCTG ACGCATTTGGAAACATCTATTGCGAGGCACAAAGCTCACATTTTGAAATTGGAGTTGATTTTAAGATTATTGGATAATGATGAATTGAGTCCTGAACAGGTTAATGATGTTAAAGATTTTCTAGAAGATTATGTTGAACGGAATCAG gacgattttgatgaatttggtgATGTTGATGAGCTTTACAGCTCTCTGCCACTAGAAAAGGTGGAAGCCCTAGAAGATCTTGTTTCACTTGGTCCTTCCAGTCTTGCTAAG GGCGTTGCTTCTGTTTCAACTGCTAGTGCACTTTTAGGCTTGAAGAATGCTGTAGCCAGTTCGGCTGCTCAGTTATCT TTAACACAGATCATATCTCAGGACCAAGGTGATGATGCAGCTTCTCCGGAAAGTAACGCTGATGTTGCACCAAAAACCCCACCTTCAAAAAGTGGAGCTATGGTGACTGTGGTATCAACAGCTCCTCCTGGTATAAGTTCTGGGATATCAGTGGGGACCAGTTCATCTGCAACTGCTAATGTTCCTGTGCGTCCATCAGTTGCTGGACCAACAGTTGCAGCTATACTTTCTGTGCCACCAAATGTTCGAGGCGTTATAGAGAACTCATCTGCTGCTGTTTCTTCTCCTCCTAATTCATCCAGCTCACTTAAGGAGGATGATAATATGACCTTCCCTGTGCGTAGATCTTCACCAGCCATCCCTGAAATTGGAATAGCGAAAGGCATTAGCCGAGGGATCTCTAATCAACCATCAATTAGTACTTCGATGACTTTCAGTTCAGCTGGTGGAATCACTGGAAATGTTTCTCTTGGTTCTGTTCCTCCATTATCTGATTTGTCTAAGCGAAATGTGTTAAATGTTGATGAGAGAATTGGGAGTAGTGGGCTTGCACAGCCTCTGTTGTCGTTTCCTCTGGATAACAGAATTCTCTTGCAGTCGTTGCCAAGGACCAATGATGGAGCTGGTTCAAATGATTCTAGTAATGTTGGAGAGGGTTCTACTGCTGGAGGAAGAGTCTTTTCACCTTCAGTTGTCTCTGGGATTCAATGGAGACCTCAAAGTGCAACTTCTTTTCAGAATGCAAGTGAGAAT GGCCAATTTCGTGGGCGTCCTGAGATAGCTCCTGACCAGAGGGAGAAATTTCTGCAACGGCTCCAACAAGTGCAGCAACAAGGGCATAGTAATCTTCTTAGCGGGCCACATCTCTCTGGTGCTAGTCACAAGCAGTTTACCACACAACAGCAGAATTCACTTTTACAACAG TTTAGTCCTCAAAGCACTTCTGTTTCACCCCATGTTGGCCTAGGGCTTGGAGTTCAGGGAGCAGGGCTTGTGTCTGTTAGTTCGGCTGCACAACAGCAACCAACTCCTGTTCTTCAACCGTCCTCCCAACATCCCTTGGTTTCAACTGTAACAAAAGATGGAG ATTCTGTACATGACAATCCGGAAGACCAGCAGCAACATAATATATCTGAAGATCTGATTGCAGATCCTGCCTCAAGTCCTAGTGTCAACAAGATGATGagtgatgatgatttgaagacaTCATATGTG GGAACAAGCACTGTGGCAGTGTCAGAAGTGAATCAATTATCTAGGGATACTGATCTTCCACCTGGTCAGCCATTGCAACCCGGTCAATCTTCTGCTAGCCTTGGTGTGATTGGTAGAAGAAGTGGGTCAGAACTTGGTGCCATTGGTGACAACATTAGTGGTGTAGCTGGGAATTCTGGTGGAATGCACGATCAGATCTACAATCTACAGATGCTTGAAGCTGCATACTACAAACTTCCACAGCCCAGGGACTCAGAACGTGCAAAGAACTATGTTCCG AGGCATCCTGCAGTGACTCCATCTAGTTATCCTCAAACTCAGGCACCCATAGTTGATAATCCTGCCTTTTGGGAACGACTTGGTCTGGATCCATTGGGCACTGATGCCTTGTTTTTTGCGTTTTACTACCAACAG AACACTTATCAGCAGTACTTAGCTGCCAGAGAATTGAAAAGGCAGTCATGGAGATTTCACAAGAAATTTAATACATGGTTTCAACGGCATGAGGAGCCAAAAGTCACTAATGATAACTTTGAGAGAGGAAATTATGTATACTTTGATTTTCATATTGCAAACGATGGTTCTCAGCATGGATG GTGCCAGAGGATTAAAACCGATTTCACCTTTGAATATGATTTCCTCGAGGATGAACTTGTGGTATAA